The genomic DNA GTCGGACAGGTCCGGTTGGGGCGCGAGCGGTTCGGCGTCGGTCCCGCGCAGCACCCCGAGCACACCGCGCAGGTCTTCGAGGGTCTCGTGCGCCGTGGACCGGATCTCGGACGCGGCCCGCTCGACGGTGTCGGACGCCGCGCCGGCGTTCACCTCGAGGGCGCCGGCCTGCAGGGCGATGAGCGAGACGCGGTGCGCGAGCACGTCGTGCATCTCGCGGGCGATGCGGGAGCGTTCGGCGGTGCGGGCCTGGGCGGCCCGGAGCTCACGCTCGGCCTCGGCGCGCACCGCGCGCTCCCGGAGCGACTCGATGAGGTCGCGCCGCGCGCCGACGTACGAGCCCCACAGTGCGAACGCGGCCGCGAGGGCGACGCTGGTGAGGGTGTCGCCGAGCTGCCACGGGACACTCGACCAGGGGTGCGGCACGGCGAGGCACGCGGCGACGAAGGCGGTCGCGATCACCAGCACGCGATCGCGCCGCCGCACCGCGAGCGTGAACAGACCGAGCAGCGCGACGCCGGGGAATCCGATGGCAGCCGTGAGGATCCCGCCGATCGCCGTGATCTCGATCGGCCATCGCCGCCGCCACCACAGCAGCAGGGAGCCGGCGAGGCCGACCGCGAGCGCGAGGGTGCCGTACGTCGTCGCGCCACCCTGCCATTCCACGGCCGCGGCGGTCGCCGCGAGGAGCGCGGAGAGCAGCACGCACGCGCAGTCCCGCAGGCGGGGCGCGGTCCACCACCGCTGCCACCGCGGGCCGGCCGCGCTCGAATCCATGCGATCACGGTACTGGGCGCCGCCGCCGCGGGGCAGGGGCCGAAGGTCGCGTGCCCGGCGCGGAGGACTACGACTTTCGTCGGACGCCCGCCGGGAAGGCGAACGGGGCGCCGCCGCGGACCGATCCGCGGCGACGCCCCGTCGAGGCCTTCGCCGTCCTACTTGAGCTGCGAGCTCGTGAGGTCCAGGTGACGGCGCGCGATGATGAGCTGCTGGATCTGCTGGGTGCCCTCGAAGATGTCGAGGATCTTCGAGTCGCGGGCCCACTTCTCCAGGAGCGTGCGCTCCGAATAGCCCACGGAGCCGGCCAGCTCCACGGCCTTGAGGGTCACGTCGGAGCCCACACGGCCCGCCTTCGCCTTGGCCATCGAGGCGTTCATCGAGTTGGGGAGCTTGTTGTCGGCCATCCAGCCCGACTTGAGCGTCAGCTGGTAGGCGGCCTCCCAGTCGGACTCGAGGCGGATGAACTCGGCCGCGGCGTGCGGCAGGGTGTTCACCGGCGCGTCGTAGTCGATGACGATGCCCGCGTCCTCGAGCACCGTTCGCAGCTCCTCCAGCGACGCCCGGGCCACACCGATCGCCATGGCGGCGACCAGCGGCCGGGTGTTGTCGAAGGTCTGCATGACCCCGGCGAAGCCCTTCTCGACGTTCACCTCGGGGCTGCCGAGGATGTTCTCGAAGGGGATCCGGCAGTCCTCGAAGCGGATCTCCGCGGTGTCCGAGGCGCGGATGCCGAGCTTGTGCTCCAGCCGGGCCACGGTGACGCCCGGATGCTCGCGGGGCACCACGAACGACTTGATGGCGGCGCGGCCGGCGCTCTTGTCCACGGTCGCCCACACCACGATGTGGTCGGCGCGCGAGCCCGAGGTCACGAAGATCTTGGTGCCGTTGATGACCCACTCGTCGCCGTCGCGGGTGGCGGTGGCGGTGACGGCGGCCGAGTCCGAGCCGAAGGAGGGCTCGGTGATCGCCATCGAGGCCCACACCTTGCCGAAGCGCTCGAGCTGCTCGTCGGTCGCGACCGCGGCGATGGCCGCGTTGCCGAGACCCTGGTAGGGGAAGGCGAGCATGAGGCCCGCGTCGCCCCAGCACATCTCGATCGCGTTGATGATCGACTCCATGGTGCCGCCGTTGCGGCTCCCCGCGGTGACGTCGGCCGGCTTGGGCTTCGGCTTGTCCTCGCCCTCGCCCTTCTTGCGGTCGCCCGAGGCGGCCGACGGCGCCTGGCCCGCGTCGGCCAGCCCGTCGTACAGGGCCGCGATGGTGTCGAGCTCCTTGGGGTACTCGTGCTCGGCGAGGTCGTACTTGCGCGAGATGGGGCGGAAGATCTCGGCCGCACCCTGGTGCGACATCTCGGCCGACGCCTTCAGCTTCTTGGGAAGTTCCAGATTGATTGCCATGGTGGTTCTTTCTTCTCTCTGAAGGTCGGTCTAGAGGACGACGACGCCCTCGGCGATGCCCACGGCGCGCAGATCGCGGTACCAGCGCTCCACCGGGTGCTCCTTGGTGAAGCCGTGGCCGCCGAGCAGCTGCACGCCGTCCAGGCCGATCCGCATGCCCTTGTCGGTGGCGAACTTCCGTGCCAGCGCGGCCTCGCGGCCGAAGGACAGGCCCTGCTCGGCGCGCGAGGCGCCGCGCCACACGAGCAGCTCCAGGCCGTCGATCTCGGTCGCCATGTCGGCCACCGCGAAGGCCACCGCCTGGCGATGGGCGATCGGCTCGCCGAAGGCCTCGCGCTCCTTGACGTACGGGGTCACGTAGTCGAGCACGGCGCGCGAGGTGCCGAGCGCCAGCGCCGACCAGCCGAGGCGGGCCAGCCGGACCACGTCGGTGTAGTTCTGCGTCGCGGTGTCGAGGTCCACCTCGCCGAGCAGGGCGGTGGCGGGGACCTTGACGTTGTTGAGGTTCAGGCGGCCCAGCGCTGCGGCCCGCAGGCCCATGCTCGGGTCGCCCTCGACGATCACGCCGTCCGTGCCGGACTCGACGATGAAGAGCGCGGGCTTGCCGTCGAGGTCGGCGCCGACCACGAAGAGCTCGGCCGAACCGGCCTGCGGCACCATCGACTTCACGCCGCTGAGCACGTAGCCGCCGGCGGTGCGGGTGGCCTTCGTGGCGAGTGCGAACGGGTTGAAGAGCGCGCCGGGCTCGGCGATCACCACGGAGGACTGCGGTACGGACTCGCCCGCGAACTCCTTGAGGTAGGTCTGCTGCTGGCCGTCGGAGCCGAACTGCGAGAGCGTCACCGCGACGCCGCTCGGCGCGAGGATCGGCAGCGCGAGGCCCATGTCGCCGTGGGCGAGGGCCGCCGCGACGAGGGCGTTGGTCACGGCGCCGCGGTCACTGCCCGCGCCGTCGAGCTCCTCGGGCACGTTGATCATGGTGATGCCGAGCTCGGTCGCGCGCTCGAGCAGCGAGGCGGGGGCCTCGGTGGCCGCGTCGGCCTCGGCCGCGGCCGGGCGGACGATCTCCGCGGCGAAGTCCTTCACCGTGTCGACGATCATCTGCTGCTCGTCGTCGGGGGTGAGGTCGTAGTTCGACTTGGTGCTCGCGTTCAGCCGCTTCGGCTTGCCGGTGCCCGCCACCACCTTGAAGGTGCGGTTCGCGGCGCCGAGCGCCTTGAAGCCGGTGCGCGTGCCCTCGTAGGCGACGCGGTTCACCAGGCCCTGCAGGCCGCGGTTCTGAACGAAGGGCGTCTGCACCACGGCCATCAGCGCGCGGATCAGCTGGCCCGTGGGGTTCCGCCGGATCGGGTTCTTCCCGATGGCGCTGGTGTCCCGGGGATCGGTTGACGTGCTCATCTCCACCATCTCGTCGTCGTGGCGGCGCAGGTCGAGGGGCTGTTCCCGGCGTCCTCGCCGCCAACTTACTCATCAGTCAGATGAGACCTTACTCCTCGGTAAGTTGGGTGCCAAGAGATGGGACGAAAACCGTGTCGCCGTGTCAGGGGGTGAGACGTGCCAGCACCTGCGGGTGCAGCTGCGGGTTCGCGGCGACCGCGGACCCCGCGTGCGGCCCCGGGGTCCCGTCGGTGCCGGTGAAGAGGCCACCGGCCTCCCGCACCACGATCTCGACCGCGGCCAGGTCCCACAGCGAGACCTCGGGCTCCACGGCGATGTCCACGGCGCCCTCCGCGACCAGGCAGTAGCTCCAGAAGTCGCCGTAGCCGCGGAGCCGCCAGGCGTCCTCGGCGAGGGCGAGGAAGCGGTCGCGGTCCGCGCGGTCCGCGAAGTAGGACAGGTCCGAGAACGAGATGCTCGCATCGGCGATGTCGCGGACCCCGGAGACCGAGATCCGGCGGGGCTCGGCACCGTCGAACTGCGCGAAGGCACCCGCCCCGGCGGAGGCGAACCACCGGCGCCGCAGGGCCGGCGCCGAGACCACGCCGACCACCGGCACGCCGTCCTCGAGCAGGGCGATGAGGGTGGACCAGACGGGGACCGCGCGCACGTAGTTCTTCGTGCCGTCGATCGGGTCGACCACCCACTGCCGGCCCGCGAGGACCGCCTCCCCGCCGAACTCCTCGCCGAGGACCGCGTCGCCGGGGCGCTCGGCCGCGAGCCGCTCCCGGATCAGTGTCTCGGTGGCGAGGTCGGCGTCCGAGACGGGCGTGAGGTCCGGCTTGGCGTCGACCTTGAGGTCGAGGGCGCCGTACCGCGCCATGGTCAGCTCGTCCGCGGCGTCCGCGAGGGAGAGGGCCAGGGCGAGATCGGGATGCGGGGAGTTCGACGGTGCGCTCGACATGCGAGAACGGTAACGGAGGCCGGTCCCGGGCGCGGGCCGGTCCCCGCCGGTAATCTGGACATATGGAATGGATGTGGGTGCTCCTGCTGGCCGCGATGCTGGGCGCGGTGGTCGTCATGTGGCAGCGCTCCAAGCGGGGGACGCTGGGGACGGCGCCCGCGGGCCCCGGTATGGAGGACGGGATGCTCACGCTGAGCGGGGTGAGTCCGCGGCCCGTCGAACCCGACCAGAAGGGCCAGGCCTTCGTCACCGTCTCCGGCACCGTCGAGGGGCCGAGCACCCCGCCGACGCAGGTCTACCGCCGGCTCGTCATCGACTTCGCCGAACGCTGGCCGGAGGTCGGAGACCGCCTGCCCGTGTACTACAAGGTGGGCAAGGTCGACAGCTCCTGGCAGCTCGGATCGCTGCAGCCGCCCGCGCTCTGATCGGTGCGCGCGGGTCACGTGGTGAGCAGTCGCCACAACCCGATGGTGCCGACGATCACGATGATCGTGCGCAGCGCGGTGGGCGAGAGGCCGCGGCCGAAGCGGGCGCCGAGCGCGCCTCCGATCAGGGATCCCACCGCGATCACACCAGCCACCGGCCAGGCGATGCGATCGAACGCGACCACCAGGTAGAACACCGCCGCGACCACGTTCACCAGGAGTGAGAGCAGGTTCTTCGCCGCGTTGAGGCGCTGCAGATCGTCGTGCACCAGCACGCCCATCGCGGCGACCAACAGGATGCCCTGCGCCGCGGTGAAGTAGCCGCCGTAGATCCCGATCGCGAAGGTGGCCGCGACGAGCGCGGCGAGGCGGCCCACCGAAGGCGGTGCGGCCTCGTCGGACGGTGCGGTCCAGCGCTGGATGCGGGGCTGCAGGACCACCAGGGCGAGCGCCAGGACCAGCAGGACGGGGACGATCGTCTCGAAGACCGTCTCGGGCAGGTGCAGCAGCAGGAAGGCGCCCACGATCGCGCCCGCCACCGACGCGGGCATCTGCCAGCGCAGCCGGTCGAGCTGGCCGGACAACTCGCGGCGGTAGCCCCACGTGCCGGAGACTCCGCCCGCGACCAGGCCGATGGCGTTGCTGATCGTCGCCGTCACCGGCGGGACGCCGAAGGCGACCAGGGTGGGAAAGGTGATCAGGGTGCCACTGCCGACGAGGGAGTTGATGAATCCCGCCCCGACGCCGGCCGCGAGGACGATCAGCAGCTCCCATCCCGCCATGAGGCGACCATAGTGCGCCGCCGGCCTCGGCCGGCGGGCCGGGCCAGTATCCTGAGTGACTGTGCATCCTGACGTAGCCGCAGACATCGAGAGCCTCGACACCACCCTGCAGACGGTGGAGAAGGTGATCGACCTCGACGAGCTGCGCCGGCGCGTCGACGAGCTGGAACACAAGGCGTCCGACCCCGAGCTGTGGAACGACCAGGCCAACGCCCAGCAGGTCACCAGCGAGCTCTCGCACGCCCAGGCGGAGCTCCGCCGGGTCACCGATCTGCGCCAGCGGCTCGACGACCTGCCCGTGCTCTACGAGCTCGCCGAGGCCGAGGAGGGCGACGACCGGACGGCGGCGCTCGAGGACGCCGACGGTGACCGCGCCCGGCTCCGCACCGAGATCGAGGCCATGGAGGTCAAGACCATGCTCTCGGGCGAGTACGACCAGCGCGACGCGTTGGTCAACATCCGCGCGGGCGCCGGCGGTGTCGACGCCGCGGACTGGGCCGAGATGCTCATGCGCATGTACGTCCGATGGGCCGAGAAGCACGGCTACGGCGTGGAGGTCTACGACACCAGCTACGCCGAGGAGGCGGGCCTGAAGTCCGCCACCTTCGCGGTCAAGACCGACTACGCCTACGGCACCCTCTCGGTGGAGATGGGCACGCACCGCCTCGTGCGGATAAGCCCGTTCGACAACCAGGGCCGCCGCCAGACCTCGTTCGCCGAGGTCGAGGTGCTGCCCGTGGTGGAGACGACCGACCACATCGACGTCGACGAGAACGAGGTGCGCGTGGACGTGTACCGCTCCTCGGGACCGGGCGGCCAGTCGGTCAACACCACCGACTCCGCGGTGCGACTGACCCACATCCCCACGGGCATCGTCGTCACCTGCCAGAACGAGAAGAGCCAGCTGCAGAACAAGGTCGCGGCCATGAAGGTGCTCCAGGCCAAGCTCCTCGAGCGCAAGCGTCAGGAGGAGCGCGCGCAGATGGACGCCCTCAAGACCAACGAGGGCGCCTCGTGGGGCAACCAGATGCGCTCGTACGTGCTGCACCCGTATCAGATGGTCAAGGATCTGCGCACCGAGTACGAGGTGAACAACCCCTCGGCGGTCCTCGACGGTGACC from Tsukamurella paurometabola includes the following:
- a CDS encoding sensor histidine kinase, which translates into the protein MDSSAAGPRWQRWWTAPRLRDCACVLLSALLAATAAAVEWQGGATTYGTLALAVGLAGSLLLWWRRRWPIEITAIGGILTAAIGFPGVALLGLFTLAVRRRDRVLVIATAFVAACLAVPHPWSSVPWQLGDTLTSVALAAAFALWGSYVGARRDLIESLRERAVRAEAERELRAAQARTAERSRIAREMHDVLAHRVSLIALQAGALEVNAGAASDTVERAASEIRSTAHETLEDLRGVLGVLRGTDAEPLAPQPDLSDLARLAADSRIGGATVDLVVDDAAAAPHAVPEALGRTAYRIVQESLTNVRKHAGPAKVRIDVRLREHRLTIEVVNDRPHAPTPPLPGSGSGLIGLAERVHLAGGEITSGSTRAGGWRVFAELPVPLERV
- a CDS encoding sulfite exporter TauE/SafE family protein, encoding MAGWELLIVLAAGVGAGFINSLVGSGTLITFPTLVAFGVPPVTATISNAIGLVAGGVSGTWGYRRELSGQLDRLRWQMPASVAGAIVGAFLLLHLPETVFETIVPVLLVLALALVVLQPRIQRWTAPSDEAAPPSVGRLAALVAATFAIGIYGGYFTAAQGILLVAAMGVLVHDDLQRLNAAKNLLSLLVNVVAAVFYLVVAFDRIAWPVAGVIAVGSLIGGALGARFGRGLSPTALRTIIVIVGTIGLWRLLTT
- the prfB gene encoding peptide chain release factor 2 — encoded protein: MHPDVAADIESLDTTLQTVEKVIDLDELRRRVDELEHKASDPELWNDQANAQQVTSELSHAQAELRRVTDLRQRLDDLPVLYELAEAEEGDDRTAALEDADGDRARLRTEIEAMEVKTMLSGEYDQRDALVNIRAGAGGVDAADWAEMLMRMYVRWAEKHGYGVEVYDTSYAEEAGLKSATFAVKTDYAYGTLSVEMGTHRLVRISPFDNQGRRQTSFAEVEVLPVVETTDHIDVDENEVRVDVYRSSGPGGQSVNTTDSAVRLTHIPTGIVVTCQNEKSQLQNKVAAMKVLQAKLLERKRQEERAQMDALKTNEGASWGNQMRSYVLHPYQMVKDLRTEYEVNNPSAVLDGDLDGFIEAGIRWRMRGDDD
- a CDS encoding acyl-CoA dehydrogenase family protein produces the protein MAINLELPKKLKASAEMSHQGAAEIFRPISRKYDLAEHEYPKELDTIAALYDGLADAGQAPSAASGDRKKGEGEDKPKPKPADVTAGSRNGGTMESIINAIEMCWGDAGLMLAFPYQGLGNAAIAAVATDEQLERFGKVWASMAITEPSFGSDSAAVTATATRDGDEWVINGTKIFVTSGSRADHIVVWATVDKSAGRAAIKSFVVPREHPGVTVARLEHKLGIRASDTAEIRFEDCRIPFENILGSPEVNVEKGFAGVMQTFDNTRPLVAAMAIGVARASLEELRTVLEDAGIVIDYDAPVNTLPHAAAEFIRLESDWEAAYQLTLKSGWMADNKLPNSMNASMAKAKAGRVGSDVTLKAVELAGSVGYSERTLLEKWARDSKILDIFEGTQQIQQLIIARRHLDLTSSQLK
- the hisN gene encoding histidinol-phosphatase — protein: MSSAPSNSPHPDLALALSLADAADELTMARYGALDLKVDAKPDLTPVSDADLATETLIRERLAAERPGDAVLGEEFGGEAVLAGRQWVVDPIDGTKNYVRAVPVWSTLIALLEDGVPVVGVVSAPALRRRWFASAGAGAFAQFDGAEPRRISVSGVRDIADASISFSDLSYFADRADRDRFLALAEDAWRLRGYGDFWSYCLVAEGAVDIAVEPEVSLWDLAAVEIVVREAGGLFTGTDGTPGPHAGSAVAANPQLHPQVLARLTP
- a CDS encoding acyl-CoA dehydrogenase family protein, encoding MVEMSTSTDPRDTSAIGKNPIRRNPTGQLIRALMAVVQTPFVQNRGLQGLVNRVAYEGTRTGFKALGAANRTFKVVAGTGKPKRLNASTKSNYDLTPDDEQQMIVDTVKDFAAEIVRPAAAEADAATEAPASLLERATELGITMINVPEELDGAGSDRGAVTNALVAAALAHGDMGLALPILAPSGVAVTLSQFGSDGQQQTYLKEFAGESVPQSSVVIAEPGALFNPFALATKATRTAGGYVLSGVKSMVPQAGSAELFVVGADLDGKPALFIVESGTDGVIVEGDPSMGLRAAALGRLNLNNVKVPATALLGEVDLDTATQNYTDVVRLARLGWSALALGTSRAVLDYVTPYVKEREAFGEPIAHRQAVAFAVADMATEIDGLELLVWRGASRAEQGLSFGREAALARKFATDKGMRIGLDGVQLLGGHGFTKEHPVERWYRDLRAVGIAEGVVVL